One window from the genome of Spirochaetota bacterium encodes:
- a CDS encoding DUF4886 domain-containing protein, producing RHWNELKKAESDAAYKPYQKRYDLTELLTLDQWDIVTMQQASPLSYQSNSYQPWFSNIYSHVRRHAPQAEIVIQMTWSYRADHSLFTKGDVKDQNDMFERLSNAYSEVAREYNCRIIPTGLAVQRARAEQPVKFKLHHTQADLAALMYPKLPPEPDGSFIKGYSWKKEKDDAWKLTSDLIHLNRRGEYLQACVWFAMLFGKRTSEISFVPSGLAEDDAQFLRESAQCAVDNFKQVASGK from the coding sequence AACGGCACTGGAACGAGCTCAAGAAAGCGGAAAGCGATGCTGCGTATAAGCCGTATCAGAAAAGATATGATCTCACCGAACTCCTTACGCTCGATCAATGGGATATCGTTACGATGCAGCAGGCAAGCCCGCTGAGCTATCAGTCGAACAGCTATCAGCCGTGGTTCAGCAATATCTATTCGCATGTCCGGCGTCACGCCCCGCAGGCAGAGATAGTCATTCAGATGACGTGGTCATACAGGGCCGACCATTCGCTCTTTACCAAGGGCGACGTGAAGGACCAGAACGACATGTTCGAACGCCTTTCCAATGCCTATAGTGAGGTCGCACGGGAATATAACTGCCGCATCATACCGACCGGCCTGGCCGTACAGCGCGCCCGCGCAGAACAGCCGGTGAAATTCAAACTGCATCACACTCAGGCGGACCTCGCCGCTCTCATGTACCCAAAGCTCCCGCCGGAACCGGACGGGTCTTTCATTAAGGGGTATTCCTGGAAGAAGGAAAAAGATGATGCCTGGAAATTGACGAGCGACCTTATTCATCTCAACAGACGCGGCGAATATCTGCAGGCATGCGTCTGGTTCGCCATGCTCTTCGGGAAGCGAACATCGGAGATATCGTTCGTACCGTCCGGGCTCGCTGAAGACGACGCACAGTTCCTGCGCGAGAGCGCGCAATGTGCGGTGGATAATTTCAAACAAGTCGCTTCCGGAAAGTGA